One Actinospica robiniae DSM 44927 genomic region harbors:
- a CDS encoding PLP-dependent aminotransferase family protein — MAVEWSGLSPALLIRLDRDSGQPLRAQLEDRLREAIRGGRLPGGERLPSSRELARELGVSRGLVQDCYHQLLAEGYLTSRTGSATRVARFAATRPPSAPAPQPPRPALIADFRAGVPDLASFPREDWVRAVRTACANVANADLDYGDPRGHEVLRRVLAGYLGRVRAAAAVPEQLIVSSGFAQGINLVLRALVEAGIRCAAFEDPGYGSVENSETLRAAAQLGLRVVHVPVDEHGIDVDALAAGGAQAVVVTPAHQSPTGVVLAARRRQALVDWAVREDAFVIEDDYDSEFRYDREPVGVLQGLAPSRVFTIGTVSKTLAPAVRLGWILAPPALAAAVAAHKQVGDRGSSTLDQLALAELLGSGRYDRHLRRMRSLYAVRRSGLVDAVAEHAPSVRLTGLAAGFHAVAHLPPHAREHEVVAAARERLVGLHAMGGYRAVDQDAPAQLVLGFGNVPERAIAPGIAAVADLLC, encoded by the coding sequence ATGGCGGTCGAGTGGTCCGGTTTGAGTCCGGCGCTGCTGATCCGGCTGGACCGGGACAGCGGGCAGCCGCTGCGAGCCCAGCTCGAAGACCGTCTGCGCGAGGCGATCCGCGGCGGTCGGCTGCCCGGGGGCGAACGGCTGCCCTCCTCACGCGAGTTGGCCCGCGAGCTCGGCGTGTCACGCGGGCTGGTCCAGGACTGCTACCACCAGCTGCTCGCCGAGGGGTATCTGACCAGCCGCACGGGCTCGGCCACGCGCGTCGCGCGGTTCGCCGCCACCCGGCCGCCGTCGGCACCGGCACCGCAGCCGCCGCGACCGGCCCTCATCGCCGACTTCCGGGCCGGAGTGCCCGACCTGGCGAGCTTCCCGCGTGAGGACTGGGTCCGCGCGGTGCGCACGGCCTGCGCGAACGTGGCCAATGCCGACCTCGACTACGGCGACCCGCGCGGCCACGAGGTCCTGCGCCGGGTGCTCGCCGGGTACCTCGGGCGGGTGCGCGCCGCGGCCGCCGTGCCCGAACAGCTGATCGTCAGTTCCGGGTTCGCGCAAGGCATCAACCTCGTCCTGCGCGCCCTGGTCGAGGCCGGCATCCGGTGCGCCGCGTTCGAGGACCCCGGCTACGGCAGCGTCGAGAACAGCGAGACCCTGCGGGCCGCCGCCCAGCTCGGACTCCGGGTCGTGCACGTCCCCGTCGACGAGCACGGGATCGACGTCGACGCCCTGGCGGCCGGCGGCGCGCAGGCCGTCGTGGTCACTCCGGCACACCAGTCGCCCACCGGGGTCGTGCTCGCGGCCCGGCGCAGGCAGGCGTTGGTGGACTGGGCGGTGCGCGAGGACGCGTTCGTCATCGAGGACGACTACGACTCCGAGTTCCGCTACGACCGGGAGCCGGTCGGCGTGCTGCAGGGCCTCGCCCCGAGTCGGGTGTTCACGATCGGGACCGTCAGCAAGACGCTCGCCCCGGCCGTGCGCCTCGGCTGGATCCTGGCTCCGCCGGCGCTCGCCGCCGCGGTCGCCGCGCACAAGCAGGTCGGCGACCGCGGCTCGTCCACCCTGGACCAGCTCGCCCTGGCCGAACTGCTCGGCTCCGGCCGCTACGATCGGCACCTGCGCCGCATGCGCTCGCTCTACGCCGTCCGCCGCAGCGGGCTCGTCGACGCGGTCGCCGAGCACGCCCCGAGCGTGCGGCTGACCGGCCTGGCCGCGGGCTTCCACGCCGTCGCGCACCTCCCGCCGCATGCGCGCGAGCACGAGGTGGTCGCCGCGGCCCGCGAGCGGCTCGTGGGCCTGCACGCGATGGGCGGCTACCGAGCCGTCGACCAGGACGCGCCGGCGCAACTCGTCCTCGGCTTCGGCAACGTCCCCGAGCGCGCGATCGCTCCGGGCATCGCCGCCGTCGCCGACCTGCTGTGCTGA